From the genome of Acidobacteriota bacterium, one region includes:
- a CDS encoding MATE family efflux transporter yields MSRTEANRTLLLEGPIGPTLAKLTVPMIFGILSMVVYNLTDAFFVGKLGREHLAALSFTFPVVLMIGSLAQGIGMGTAAVVSRALGAGDDRRARRLSTDSLVLGLLIIAVGVVAGLLTIEPLFTLLGARDAVLDHIVGYMRIWYIGIIFVVVPMIGNSVLRATGDTKTPGLIMVLGAAANLVFDPLLIFGFGPIPALGIRGAAWATLIGRGITFVISMSVLVRRERLLTVEIPRPREVWESWREILHVGLPDAGARMIIPLGQGVITRVVASYGPAAVAGFGVATRVEFFSLAAIIALSAVIGPFVGQNIGAGKPDRVRAGFAVSRRFSLIVGLGAFFGFLFLAGHVASLFNEDPAVVSTAALYIRMVSLTYAAQGFFFVVNAGLNVLRRPLHAAGLSLLEMFGLAVPLVLLGSRLFGIPGIFGAIGISYFVTGAAAWWVIERVLDKHGA; encoded by the coding sequence ATGAGCAGAACGGAAGCCAACCGGACCCTCCTCCTGGAGGGGCCCATCGGACCGACTCTCGCCAAGCTGACCGTTCCCATGATCTTCGGGATCCTCAGCATGGTTGTCTACAACCTGACCGACGCCTTCTTTGTCGGAAAACTCGGCAGGGAACATCTCGCCGCGCTGAGCTTCACTTTTCCCGTGGTGCTGATGATCGGCAGTCTGGCCCAGGGAATCGGCATGGGCACCGCCGCGGTGGTGTCCCGTGCTCTCGGCGCCGGGGATGACCGCCGGGCCAGGCGGCTCTCCACCGACAGTCTGGTTCTCGGCCTGCTGATCATCGCCGTGGGCGTCGTCGCCGGGCTCCTGACGATCGAGCCGCTCTTCACGCTTCTCGGCGCACGGGACGCGGTCCTCGACCATATCGTCGGCTACATGAGGATCTGGTATATCGGAATCATCTTTGTCGTCGTTCCGATGATCGGAAACAGCGTCCTCCGGGCCACGGGGGATACGAAAACGCCGGGACTGATCATGGTGCTCGGCGCCGCGGCCAATCTTGTGTTCGATCCGCTTCTGATCTTCGGATTCGGTCCCATTCCCGCGCTGGGGATCCGGGGGGCCGCATGGGCCACCCTCATCGGCCGGGGGATCACGTTCGTCATCTCGATGTCCGTCCTCGTCCGTCGGGAGCGGTTGCTGACGGTCGAGATTCCACGCCCGCGGGAGGTGTGGGAATCGTGGCGGGAGATCCTTCATGTCGGCCTCCCGGACGCCGGAGCCAGGATGATTATCCCCCTGGGGCAAGGGGTCATTACGCGGGTTGTCGCATCTTACGGCCCGGCCGCAGTTGCCGGATTCGGCGTGGCCACACGTGTGGAATTTTTCTCCCTGGCCGCGATCATCGCCCTCTCCGCGGTGATCGGTCCGTTTGTCGGGCAGAACATCGGCGCCGGAAAGCCGGACCGGGTGCGGGCCGGTTTCGCCGTGAGCCGGCGCTTTTCGCTCATCGTCGGGTTGGGCGCGTTTTTCGGCTTCCTCTTTCTTGCGGGACATGTCGCGTCCCTCTTCAACGAAGATCCGGCGGTTGTTTCCACGGCCGCCCTGTATATCCGCATGGTCTCGCTGACCTACGCCGCGCAGGGCTTCTTTTTCGTGGTGAACGCCGGCCTCAACGTGCTCAGGCGCCCCCTTCATGCCGCCGGTCTGAGCCTTCTGGAGATGTTCGGTCTCGCCGTTCCGCTGGTGCTTCTGGGCTCGCGGCTCTTCGGAATCCCCGGAATCTTCGGGGCCATCGGCATCAGCTATTTCGTGACCGGAGCGGCGGCCTGGTGGGTCATCGAACGGGTGCTGGATAAGCACGGCGCGTGA
- a CDS encoding CopG family transcriptional regulator — MHKTQVRRINLDLSSLQYEKMTKIMTEKGIKMSQFIRDAVDGHIEKIERQKLEEQLREGYLAKAKLNIETCREFESIDGENAYEGC; from the coding sequence ATGCACAAGACGCAAGTAAGAAGAATCAACCTGGACCTGTCGTCTCTTCAATATGAGAAGATGACAAAGATCATGACGGAAAAGGGCATCAAAATGAGCCAATTCATTAGGGATGCCGTGGACGGCCATATCGAGAAAATCGAGCGCCAAAAGCTGGAGGAACAGCTCAGGGAGGGATACCTGGCCAAGGCAAAACTGAACATCGAGACCTGCCGGGAATTCGAATCCATCGACGGAGAAAACGCCTATGAGGGATGTTGA
- the vapB gene encoding type II toxin-antitoxin system VapB family antitoxin codes for MKTAKLFKNGRSQAVRLPKEYQFEGSDVLIQKVGDSVILFPNSRVWETFLHGLHGFTGDFMADGREQPSMQDREE; via the coding sequence ATGAAAACCGCCAAATTGTTTAAGAACGGACGGAGTCAGGCTGTCCGCCTGCCCAAGGAATACCAGTTTGAAGGATCGGATGTTCTCATACAAAAGGTGGGGGATTCCGTCATTCTGTTTCCGAATAGCCGCGTTTGGGAAACATTTCTCCACGGCCTTCACGGTTTCACCGGGGATTTCATGGCCGATGGACGGGAACAGCCCTCCATGCAGGACAGAGAAGAGTGA
- a CDS encoding type II toxin-antitoxin system VapC family toxin — protein MYLLDTNICIFIKNKKPIQVLEKLRRALEEKVHLSAITLAELQFGVYNSRNVEQNRMSLTEFLAPFDILDFDDQDAEWFGRIRSKLKKEKKLIGPYDMLIAAQALARDLILVTNNTDEFDRIENLNIEDWKG, from the coding sequence GTGTATTTGCTGGACACAAACATCTGCATATTCATCAAAAACAAAAAACCCATCCAGGTTCTTGAGAAATTGAGGCGCGCGCTGGAAGAGAAAGTTCATCTCTCCGCCATTACGCTTGCGGAATTGCAATTCGGCGTCTACAACAGCCGGAACGTGGAACAAAACAGAATGTCCCTGACGGAATTTCTCGCACCGTTCGACATCCTGGATTTCGACGATCAAGATGCGGAATGGTTCGGCAGAATCAGGTCCAAGCTGAAAAAAGAAAAAAAACTCATCGGACCGTATGATATGCTGATCGCCGCTCAGGCTCTTGCCAGGGATCTCATCCTGGTTACGAACAATACGGATGAATTCGACAGAATCGAAAACCTGAACATTGAGGATTGGAAAGGATAG
- a CDS encoding type II toxin-antitoxin system PemK/MazF family toxin, translating into MRKGEIWWARLKPPAGRRPVVLLSRDEAYTVRTAVTVAPVTTTVRGIPVEVSLGPEHGLPKLCVVNCDSILTIPKTCLESKIGGLSERKIEELHRAIRFALSLP; encoded by the coding sequence TGGGCCAGGCTTAAGCCTCCGGCCGGACGACGGCCCGTTGTTCTCCTCAGCCGGGACGAAGCCTATACTGTGAGGACGGCCGTCACCGTAGCGCCGGTGACGACGACCGTCCGCGGAATTCCCGTGGAGGTTTCGCTTGGCCCGGAACACGGCCTGCCCAAACTCTGCGTCGTCAACTGCGATTCGATCTTGACGATTCCCAAAACCTGCCTCGAGTCGAAAATCGGCGGATTGTCGGAACGGAAAATCGAGGAACTCCATCGAGCCATCCGCTTCGCCTTGAGTTTGCCTTAA